The genomic interval GGAGAATTGTGTCCGATGGGGTTCGAGCAATTTTTGCTCACCAGATTGGGCGAGGTGCGGTAATAACTGTTCACAGCGGTAGGTAGGTGTACGGGTGTTGAAAAGGGGCTCTTATTTGTCTGAAATTCGATGCAGATTATTCTCTTTTGCCGAATAATCGCATTCGCCGTTGAAAGCTCTTCATCGTAAACACGATATGGTTTGAGTAGCGTCGGCGAAATTCGAACGCCGCTGTCTACGGGGTGTGTTGTACCAACGTACGCGCTTGCAGCCGGACCTAGATGTTCTTTTTCGGTAAACAGCTTTCATCCTGGCGAGGGTGAAACGCGTCGAAAGCTCGAGTCGAGGTTACCGCTCCGATGTAATTACGGAACGGCCCAAAACTCGGGATGCGGTGGACCGGATAAAGTCATTATTGTCCGGCACTAACGTTCGATGAAATTAAGACGTAAGTCACGAGGTTCGTCCACCACCTCACGTGAATGTTATctcgccaatttttttgtcctgATCGTAGCGAACGACCGTGGAATTTAAGAGACGATTTCCAATGACCGTTTGGAACTCTTCGCGAGAGAGTAGAGCGGTCGATCGCGTTCGCAGAGTAATGTATCGCAACCCCTCCGCGGAGTCACCGACGAATGAGGAAGTTCCGGCTCGGCCGCACActtcgagaaaagaaataacggAGACGTCTCGTCAAATTTTGACTTTTATTTGACGAACCGCACCTTTGACAAAGCTCCAATTTCGGGACCACACAAGGCAAACAGTCGAGAAGTTTCTAAAGCCCGAAGAACGTCGAGTTAGCGGTGGGTGGATTGCGGCAACGTGACGGCATGTGTGTGCCGAATGTCCGCTTCCTCTCCGTACACCTAGTTCACGAACGCTTTCCGATTTTCAACCGTAAACGACGTTACGACCGTTACGCGATGTCGAACCGATATTTCCGAGCACTTTTTCACGCGACTTTTaacgattaataattaatgtaattcgCGATCAACGTTCGAGCGAACACTATACGCTAATCGCGATCCTTCGTTCGATTCCTATACGTGGATCGTGTCGTCGGcttacgaaaaaacaaaaatcgcaaCTCCCGCGAATGATTTTCCGAATATTCagggatgaaaatataccTATTCGGGTGTATACACATAGCATCGAATTCATGTGCAAATATGAATTTCAGCGTTTCCAATGTCATTCAGAGGGCTCATTCGTTGAGGGCTCATTGTGAACATTTCGCGCATATTTTACATTCGAATTGTATCGAACGTCAGGTGTATCGCTTTTGATGTCCCGAAGTCGTTGAAgagtaaatggaaaaaacacacacacacacacacctacccGAAGAGTCCGTCCCATTGTCAATGGGATACTTTTCGTTTCAGCGTAATTGCGTAGCTACACGCAATCTCCGTTCGGATGATTAAATATTTGTATCTCCGTATATCGCCGCTGGGCGATATATTGTTTCGCTAATGTCTCGTACCCCATTGTACCTCGACGCTCGAGAGTCATCAATGGGATATGTATCAATCCGAACGGGGGTTCGGGCAACGTTCGAATGATCGTTACCTCCTCCACTCGCGCGTCACGAAGGTCCGAATTCAAATGATCTATTGTCGGTATAATTTACCGAAAAAACACACTCGTTCGACGAACAGCTAAATTCCCTACGTGAAATGTAACGAAATTATTTCAGCCGTTCCGACTTCACCGTAACACGCGGACGACACGCACACGTCGTCTGTCCGCCTCGACATTCCATCGCGTCGACGTTAGGCTTAGGGTTTTTTCCATGCTTAGAAATTTCTCGCGACAGTCGGGACGAACGATCCGCTggaattcgtgaaaaattcttcgcaaaTTTCCAACCGCGATTCGTCGTGCGGTAGCCGCAGCGACTAACTCGCTCGGGTTCGTTGTATGCCGCGCATCGGTTACGATCCGGACATACGCGTTACGATAATAACGTACAAATCTACCGCTAAATgtaattggaaaagaaaagaccGTTAACGCAGACCGGTAACGGTGCAATTTACATAAGCCCCACTTATGAAAATGTCGTTCCGTCGCGCGGTTTGCCCatccgaaaatatttattcataataatgCGGTTACCGCGACGTCGTTTAttcggtttcatttttttcccttttccccttCTTCTTCAAATAAAATGGACATGCGATGCAACGAGGATCTTGCACGAAGAGGACATGAGACCACGGAATCTACACGtgggtatacatgtacaacaCGTGTAAAGAACCTGCGTAACGATCGTCGTACGCGACGCGAATCTCACCCTCTGGTCTTCTTCCGTTTCGAAAGAATCGAATTGCAATACTCGCACTCGAAGTTCAGTGGTTAACATCATCTCGATTGAAATTAAAGTTACCATAACTAATTCATCCTAATCATTTGCGGCTTTTATATACGGTCACAATTCTCACGTACCTacgcaaataaaaattgtatcgaAGAATAATGACCAGGAAAGACTGCAATTTTTCGCTGCGTAGTCGTCGAATAAGAACGTGAGGCtaatatttgataattatttaaaaggaaaaaaaaaaaaaaaactaagccCGTAGTAAAATGAAGCTAAGTGTTATTTacgtaaatacgtacgtaggtatgcgtacgtacgaacgattAATGGAACGGTTATTCAGCTGGGCGGCAGTTTAATTTATAGAAGTGTCGCAAATGAGTTACTAATTGACGCGAGTCGTTTGTGCTATTATATCGCATAATTTATGTCTAACTAATCGCACGCGCTTTATCTCGATCTACATTTATCGCAAACTTCGCACGCGTTTCTCCGTGCAAAATTATAACTTGCTACGTAAAGCAACGCGAATTCTCTACGTCGCAATGGTATGTATAGCGTGCTCGACTTGtagatttataaattttatgcgACCGTATAGGTCGACTTACCTGGGATTCCGTACGAGTCCCGTGCATTATTCACAACGTTTGaagatagagaaaagaaaatgaaagaaagaaaaaaaaaaaaaaaaaattcacggtaATAAATTActagataaaaatgaagaaaaaattttcacactcgAGTCAGAACTCGCGTTGTATACGTACCAGAGCGTTGAAGGGATACGATCGAAAGTCGACCGAAACTTACAGGACGCGGAAAGTGACGCGAAGCGATCGAGGTGCGGAATTCATCGTTGGCGTATTATACTTACACACGCGGGTTCCTTCGGTTTCGCGGTTGCCTGTAATTAAGGATTCGTTATTCGTGACAGCGTCGGATGAtttgtacattttattttatacccgGCGTATGTAATTACGCTCGGCAACGGATCGCACTCATTATCGTAGGTATACACCATACGTACGCGGTGAGTagggaggtaggtaggtattcgtacatgagaattttttcgaaatttttttcacgtcttttTTATATTgggttgtttttgttttttttttttttttttttttttatcgacgccCACCCTCTAGGCAAGAACTTGTCCACGATCGTTGATCAAAATTTCTGTAACGCCCAGCTGTAATTTTCACAATAACACAGCTTATACGACGGTGGTGGTCCCGAAAAtcgcgtacctatacctgcaGCGGCAAAACCTGCAAACCACGTTACACGCACAGCTGCTTTTATTTCATATCTGCGATATGTTGACTCGCGCCCTGGATCCGCTCGTTCTGAAAATTCTGGTtatcgaattgaattttttttctcacattttgaaataaaagtatCACTCCGGAGATGCGTGATCGGGGCGGGAAGACAAAGAGATGAGATAAGGGGTCCATTTTTAAAAGCGGAGGATCGTATTGTtgccggaagaaaaaaataccatttTCACGTTTCGATGGCATAGCAGCTGCGACATACCTCGTTCGCCGCCGAAGGAATCGAACATCGTTATAAAATGGATGTACGCGACGTTCGCTACGAGCGTCAAATTTCCATCGTTACACCGTTTCGGATCGAAGTCTTTTGATGATCGCTAAAGTACTTATGAAATTTACCGGCGCGAATTACATTGCCTTTAGTACGGATCATGTATACAGTCGGTGCAACTTACTCCGCTTAACTAAAAGcactttttttcacgaatctcgatatacatatgtacgtgtacatatgtatctgtACTACGCAGGGTTTTATCTATGTGTTACATACACAAGATGTAAACTATATCggcaaaaattattcctcaAAGCGCGGTGAGGTTGCCGAGGTATAAGGTGTTGAGCTCTCAAATTACAGGCCATTACGGCTACATGCGCAGGAAACTGTTaatttttcgacaaaattAACCGGTTCAAAGAAGCCGAGCAAAAACTCTCCGACTGCGTTCAACCGTGACGCGTATATGAGATTTCTTTgacttcttttaattttttatttgcttttttgtcagtttctctctctctctccctctctctccctctctctatcTATCACGTGGTGTACGTACTTCGTATACGCACACGGATCGTTCCGtgtgttttgttttattttatttccgaaatttccttcctttttctctagactttttttctcttcaccgaAGCACCTCGATGCACGGTATAAACGTATCTCGTACCCGGCGATGCATCGTCGGGTCTTATTataccattatcattattatcgctgGCAGTATCGTTATTACTacgtcattattgttattatcaaaaGATGCAAAAGCACGTGATCAGGATCTCCAACTATTATGAACTCGCTGCTTCAACTACACTGACCTAACTTAACCCCGCGAGTAAGGTACGCATGTACAGTACGCGTGTAACTACGgatatagatgtatattaatacataggtatacgtatacgaatgtCTCGGATCCTATATCCGTAATCACGTCACGGTACTTTTATCTAACGTGAGAGCAGCGAATCGCAGTCAGCAGCTTTTACTCCATACATGAGATTATGTTATTGCGCGAGCAACTCGCTCCCTAATCTCCATTATCTTGAAATTCGAATTCCGGTTTAGCGGCGAGTCTACCCTCGTGCTTCGCATATTTATCGTTCGATTTAGTCGTACGGAAACGGTCTGCAATATcctacgtacacctatatacctatacgtatatatacacgtacatatctCTACGCTAGTATCATACCGCTGAGGTTATACGCGAGGAAGGTATTACGGCTACCGTGTCAGATGTTGAAAATGACCGGCAATTTCTACAGCGCGCGCGGGGTATGTCCTTATAAGCCCGCGCGCGGGCCACCCCGCTTATACGCTCTCTGACCAATCGTCAACTTTATATAGTGGAACGCGAGGAGCTTATATTCGAACGCTTATTTTATACTTGCgcggaaaagttttttcaaatttcttgcGAAACGCCGTACAGCGCGCGCGCAATGTCGCGTCTAGCGGGCGGTAGGTCGCAGGCGGTAAATTATTGCGGGCTGGGTCATTCCTATAGGAAACTTTTGCGCACCCCCCTCCGTCCCGATATATGCTGATCAACGTTTGGGAAAAACTTTATATTAAAAACCGATAGAATCCGAACCTCCGACGAGACTGTACGCGTTCgtagaaaaatcggaaaaacgtatacggaaaaattgaagtgattgtttttttttgtttttttttctcgtttcatctaATATCCcgaattatttaatttcgtGAAAATGATTCGTCGCGCGGTCTCGAAGGACATGTGCGTTTGATTCAAACGAACGTGAAGGTACTTCCGAGTGCTCCTTTTACTCGCCATGGCGTCGATGTCGAACAAAATGGAAGCTTTTCCTCTATACAAACGAGCGTCctgtttgaattaaaaaagaaaaaagaatctcgaACAAAGTGGATGGTTCTCgcagatgatgaaaaataaaaatcccgaACAAATGACGTTCCGTAGTTTTACACGCCATATGCAGCAGCCTTCCGGCGATATTCTCGACATGCAGCGAACGTACGTCCGCGGTGAGCATCGCACAGGGTTGGCGTAGATCAGCGAGAAAATGGGAAAGGCGGCTACGTATTCGAGGGGAAGTGGAGACACGAAAGTAATATGGCTCGTATAAATAGTCTGCATAAACCCACACACGCGAccgaaacatttttcaacaagCATACGTTAGAGGAAACTTTGCCCCACCCGCCTCCCGCCACCCGATccatacgtatgcatatgaTCCCGCAGGAATATACATCGGGGACGGGGTCCGGCCCAGCTGTTGCGACTCTGGAACGCGTCACGCGGTCCGGGGGTTGGCGGTTCGCTCCGCGAATGTTAACGTCCCGCATTATACGCggaagaaacgagagaagaggCAATATAAGCTAGGCGTAGGAACGGGATTAAGGGCCACAAAATCCAAGGGCGAGGACAGCGAGTCAAACGCGAGGATGGCCGAGGTGACCGACCcttcgaatttaaaaatccAAGCGATATGTACACTTCGCAGCGTCATTTCTCGACCGCTTCTGGACTGACAAAAATTGCGTCGAGGAACCGCAACGAGAGTTCGCTGTTCCCGCGGGACGAGTAATCGGTGTGACATGTCCTTTGTAACCCTGCGAAGGTCGTCCGGGGCTCGATAATCGCAGGGACGTTACAATTTTAAGGGCATATTTGAGCGATCCGATGAAATGAAAGAGTTGaatgttattcatttttctcgctaTCCGAGATATAAGTGTGGTTCGAATAGTCTTTACGGTGAGGACGGCGCAGACGACGTTCCGTGGCTTTCTACGGAAGACAACTTCCACGGAATCGATGTCTCCCTGACCGCAACTCGTTCGGCCCCTAATATCAACCCCTTACTTCCTACGACAGCCGCGCGGCTGTAGTATAGTATAACGTAACAAAGGGAAATCACACTTGGAAACTAGACCGCCATTACTTCCGGTATATCCTGTATCCATGCGTCGTAAAATTAGAATATAACAATGGATACCACTTCGTGCAATTAAGACGGCTGCATAGACGTTCATGCGGGAGATAATTAAACAAGTCGTCGTCTACCTTTAATGATTTAGAATTTTGAAAGAGTTTCTTTTCCAAGTGTCATACTATGTTATCAATCTTATATataatttcgtttgatttggATGATCCTATTGTTACAAACTTTTATATCGTCCATGTACGTTCACGtggaaattttctccaacttGGAGTGAACGtgggatgtaaaaaaaataaaaaaaatttttcctcaaaaCAAGCAGCGCGAGAATAAAATAGTCCGACAAGCGTATACCCGTCACATGTACAGGTACGCGTAAGACACCGGTTTGTCGTCTCCGGGCAAATaagataagaagaaaattcaacgagcGTTAATCAACGATGTGCACAAATTAAATTACTTGCGATCTCGTAACACCGCGTCATACCACCGTTGCTATCGCTACCGGTGTATCCAGAGGCGACCGCTGCAGTTGTGTAAGTCAATTTACAGTTAGACGCCTCCGATTGTAATACTTTCGTGCATTTTATACTCGGAAACTGTGTCAACGGTCTGCGCGTGTTCAGTTGAACGCATCGCGGCGTCGCTTGTACTTCTACGGGGACGGTGTTTCTTCGGACGCGTTACGATCTGACGTAAATTTACaatattaattgaataaattttttctataattttctaATCACGGAGGTGTTCGGACCTGCAATATTAGCGTACGCTTTTCTCGCCACCGTTTCCGCCGCAGGGATCCGAGtgagtgaaattttatcggttgttactatacatatacggccGTACGATCGTTGGaggtaaaaagttttttttttattacgcaTCATCCGGTCGAAGTGCAATCGTTCGATATCGATCTTCTTCGAGTTTGACAACCATGGAGACGAGCATACCGGGTTGGCTCGACGCAACTTACCTGCAGAACGTGTtgcgaaattatgaaaaagacGATTCCGTCGAAGTTACGGATATAATCGTAAGACCCGCAACCGCCAAAGGAGACCACTACGGGAGTGTGATGTATCGCGTGGCTTCGCAATTGTCGCGCGtaaaagatgagagaaaaattaacggGCAGATGTCTCTCATCGTTAAAATCACCCTGAGTATTTACGACGTCGATCATCccgaaataataatcgacgGCGTATGTATACGATAATTCATACCTGATGCGGACACTCCGATGAGagttcttattttattttctgtttttttttctccacatcaTCCGACTTTCCACCAGATGCCGAAACCATTTGTTACGGAGTTATCGTTGCTGCACAGAGTCTTgccaaaaatgaacgaaatcgTCGAGGAATTTTACCCTGACGCGACTCCGATGAGCCCGCGGTGTTTTCACGTTCAGTACGAAAACCCGAGTCACGCTATATTGGAAGATCTGGCGACCTCTGGCTTCCGAATGGCCGATCGTCGATCGGGATTGGATCTCGACCACTCTTTGCTGGCGATGAGAAATCTGGGTAGATTTCACGCAAGTTCGATCGCCCTCGCTGACAGGGTACGAATCGGAATCCCTGTCAACTGCGCGAACTTCGTTCGATTGCTACGTTTGACACTCTttcttgttattgttattgtttttttgtttttttgttttttttcatcatcattttcatcgatgGAACTCAAGGAACCCGGTGTACTGTCGCCTTATCGAAAGGGTGTTTTTCACAAGGATCAATGGATGGTATGCGAATTGGTGACCTCGGGGATGAAATCCCTCGCGATCGAGGCAGCGAAATGGCCCGAATTATCTCCACGGTAATAATATtccataaaattttcgccTACTCGGCTAGTCCGATGCTATGATCGAGGGAATTTCTATTTTGCTCAGAGTCGCTGAAAAAATCGACAACGTCTCCGAAGTGATGTTTCGAAAGGCGTGTGAGGTTTGCGAATACGACAGAGACGAATTCAACGTCTTAAATCACGGAGATTTGTGGGTAAACAACATGATGTTCCGttacgatgaaaatgataagcCCGTCGATCTAACCTTCGTAagtgataaaaatgattacGTAACAACTTAGAATCGCCAAGTCTGCTAGACGGGTGAATTGTTTGGCGCATAAATATTTGAGTAGGTATAGCGGGAGTACCTACTCGGCATCGAAGATAGAAAATCTGGGGTAAAATGAAAACGTCTCCCTCTCACGTTATATTtctatgaatttattttatctatgTGTTACAAATCGCAGCTGGATTTTCAAGTGTCTCATCTCGGCTCACCTGCCGAAGATATTATCCACTTTTTTGGCACCAGTATATCCGAGGACGTCAGGATTCACCATACCGATTTACTTTTGCGTGATTATCACCGCTCACTCGTCGGCACGATGAAGCAACTGAAATGCACTACGGAATCGCCGAGCCTCGAAGATCTCCAAGGGGCCCtgaaaaaacgtgaaatttgCGGCGCGGTGGTCGCCATGACCATGTTTCCGGTCGTAATACTCGAAAAAGGGGTGGAAGTCGATGTTTCGAACACTATGGTTACAGACAAAATTCGCAACAACCCAGCATTTCGCGGCGAATTGTACAGAAAAGTTATGAACAGACTCCTGCCGATATACGATCGCGACGGACTCCTCGATTCGTAAGATCGATAGCAGATACCTCGAATTCAGATATTGTAATccgatggaacaaaaaaaaatatacgaatgcACGCTGCACTCGCAGTTCAATCGTCATCCTCGCACGGgtagcgcaaaaaaaaaaaaacttcgccaCGATTCCTTTGTTTCCGAAAGGACGTaggattttcatcatttttttcccattcattAACGGTATACGAAAGATTTTTTGGAGATTCTTATTTTATAGCATCGACGTAATTATCTCGTCGAATTTTATCGGTCCAATTAATTAACGTGTTTTTACGAGGAAAGTACTAATAACGAGCGTGAATCGTTATTAACGTCGGGacgaaatttctcgttttaattagttaaaaaaaatagaaaaaaaaaacacgaacatgtatatatatatatatgtatatatacaacgcgGTTATATGGAGCATTCCGAGGAGCGGTGTAATGACTGTTGAAGTTTGCCACACGAAAACGACCTCTCAAAAGTTGCCACAGTTCCGCGTCGGTGAACGATGAAAGTTACGGAGTAAAGCCTTCCAGctcttttattataatatacacctACACAGAGGTATGCGCTCCGCTAATACCGTCGGCGTGACACTCGCAGAGTGTATTGTCAGTCGTTAATGAAGCGAAGATTTTCTCCGGCAAAGTTCACCCGAGATTTATCCACCTGCCTACACCAGATTAACTCGAGTAATTCTTGACGCGAAATTTGCGAAATGATATTCTAGCGGAAAAACGTTATTTCCCAAAGATGATCTTTCGTACGCTGAGGCGATGTGTAACTTCTGACCTCTgtgtgtttttcaaaaaaaatttcccaccccaaaattcaaaaatttcactcgactttttccggaattttttttttttttcgaccgactcatttttttatccgcaCCAAGATTCTTTTCCGGTAAAAGTAATTGTTGAATAAAACTTCAACTCTAGCTgttgttgaatattttttttttttttttttcatcacagaACGACGACCGTCGACTATCACGGAGGGCCGAAGATGAGTATCGAATTAAcgcggatatttttctttctctaagCCGAAAATCAAATACTCATGCATATAATTGTTTGTCGTAAAGCCCCCTGGATTTAGGGACCCCCGCCCCCTCCGCCACCCTTCCACCCTCGCCCCTCTCGCCCGAAGCGTCGCGAATTTATGTTTTATGCGGCATGAAGATAGAGCTTCGGCACGTGTAGTCTTCCAATCGGCATTTTCCGCTCCATAAAATAGTTACTTTC from Athalia rosae chromosome 1, iyAthRosa1.1, whole genome shotgun sequence carries:
- the LOC105692807 gene encoding uncharacterized protein LOC105692807, with protein sequence METSIPGWLDATYLQNVLRNYEKDDSVEVTDIIVRPATAKGDHYGSVMYRVASQLSRVKDERKINGQMSLIVKITLSIYDVDHPEIIIDGMPKPFVTELSLLHRVLPKMNEIVEEFYPDATPMSPRCFHVQYENPSHAILEDLATSGFRMADRRSGLDLDHSLLAMRNLGRFHASSIALADREPGVLSPYRKGVFHKDQWMVCELVTSGMKSLAIEAAKWPELSPRVAEKIDNVSEVMFRKACEVCEYDRDEFNVLNHGDLWVNNMMFRYDENDKPVDLTFLDFQVSHLGSPAEDIIHFFGTSISEDVRIHHTDLLLRDYHRSLVGTMKQLKCTTESPSLEDLQGALKKREICGAVVAMTMFPVVILEKGVEVDVSNTMVTDKIRNNPAFRGELYRKVMNRLLPIYDRDGLLDS